The window CAAGATCTAAACTTTATTTAGAGCATTCCATCAGAGTTAAGCTTCTAAAACCCATTCAACTTCAACCTTTTCAAGCATTTGCTCCTCCGGACTAACCAAGCAGGTGGATATTTGCCTTTTAGTGGCCTCAAATTTCAATGAAAGGTTGTttctcaaaataaataaataaagggcCTTGTGGTATAGATAAGTTTCTCTCCCGTTCCCCACAACAATGTAAATAAATAGGAAAGAAACTGAAATTCAGTGAAATATCTTTCAAGGTTTTCTATAAGTGCCTTTAACCTTATCAACATTCTATTCAAAGGGGAAACAGCATACTTGTTAACCATAACCTTAACTCACAAAGTGTCAACTTCATGATAGAACCACCAAAGACATTTAGCCAACAAGGTCGTGTTTCTCACACTTACATTATCTGTGGAATGCCTAACCACTCTCCAAGTCCAACGGCCTAGAAAACACCTCCCATCCCACAAGATGGGAGCCataaaaatctctcataaaCTTTTCAAGAAGCTTGCTAACCAAGGTATTCTCTGCTTAATTTAGTTTATATCATTATATCAATAAAAGGTGTTGTTTTAGTTTCTGTATTATTGTATTTCAAGCATTATACTTTTTTCATTTGTATCAATGAAAGGCcttgtttccttttcaaaaagaAGCTTATTAATCAAGGTAGGGATTCTAAATAGGGATATAAAACAGGTTGGAATGCCACTCAGAATAGATTGAAGATGAGTAAAAGTAACAAGCTAGTCTTACTGGCTGGCTTCCGTTTTGGTCTTTTCGTGGCATTCAAGGTGTTAGTCTCTCAAGTTGGCCTTTTGTTCTGGTCCTTTTGGTGTAGTCGTGTTTAAATTGCTACTTtctagaataatttttttttaaatgttggtAAAATTATAAGTATAACTATTATTTAAGAAGTTTTTTTAATAGGAaaatatacacacacacacatgcgcgcacatatacatatataggaCGGCTTGTTCAAAACAATTGAAGTTgtttttcttccaaaatttaTAATTCCAAGTATAGTATAATAAGTCACCTGAAACTGTCcttcaaaaaaaatttcaaaactacAACCAAAAAGTTGTATTTTAGAATTAGCTACACAGGTAGCCCCTAGCCTTAAGTTCGATTAGAAGTGTCACTAAATATCCTTGAGAAGAAAAGTTTACGAAGTAACAAACATAGACATATATATACATTGATGGAACACCCATGACTAACCAAGTAAGCAATAGTGGCATGAAGCACTAGATCATCCAAAACCTGTAGCTATTCCCAAACCAACCAATTACTCTTTTCCTTacttgaaattgaaattgaaattagaACCAGACTATATGTTCTATTACATCATAATGCAATGCACTTAATTTATTAAACCTTAGACCTTAATTAGATGAATGTTCAAACCCAATCAATACGCCAGTAGACGGCAATTAGCTCAAAATAGTGTTCTCGATTTGTAATCAAACCTCCCTGAACCCAAACCTGTACCTTACCCTCCTATATGCCAAAACTGATAATTAACTTATAATCCCATTGCAATTTCAAGATAAACTAAACCAAATCAATTCCCAAAAACATGTTCATAAACCCCTAAAACCAAAATGCATCATCTCCCCAAAATTCAGCTATAAGAAGAAAACCAAGTCCATAAACAAACATGCACCTCAGGATGACGGGCATCTTCAATCCCATTGGCAACCGGAGACCGCGTTACAGGATTCGAATGAGCAAATCTATGCGAGTTCCTCCGATCAGAGACCGAAACGTCAGCATCACCTCTATTAGAGCCATAGATCGCAAATTCCTCCTCGTCGTCATCATTGTGCACATCGAGAGCTATCTTATTTAGATTTTCTTTCAAATTAGCTATGGAGCTCCACATCATTCAGACACCAGAACCCCCAGAGACTCGAAATGGCTCCTGAAAATCCGGTACAGTGCCAAGAACAATGGAAATAGAAGGATTTTGCCCCGAATTTTTGCAAGAACTGGAGAAGAAATCAGATGTCGAAACGGAAGGAAGTGAATTTTGCAGATCTGAGTCTATAAGTTGGTGAGGGCGAAGACGAAATGTAAATTTGGTTCAAGAAATGGAGAAAATTAATTCGAGAggagaatgaagaagaaacgATTTTGGTTTTTCGTTTTGTGCGTTATGAAATGTTTAGACTTTGTGAACAGTTCGTCGTCAAGCGCGGCATTCTGTCGGTTTAGATCAGTCGACATGTCGATATTTGAATAATAAAGGATAGAGAAGTAAAGAACATATAGATCCTAATAAGGGTCATAGGATTTGTTTGTATTACAAGGTATAGGTTGAAATTTTACACTTCTTACCTAAAGTAATAATGACAATTAAGAAATAAGGTATTGATAGTTGAGTCAATAAGGtattaagttttgttttaaagTTTGAGTAAGTTTAGTTCGTTCGACTGTGAATAACAAATATTTCTCCTTAAAAATTCAATGGTCAATTTTTCACTTCTTAATTTTACTAAAAATAACATATATTGTCCTAAAAACGAATGATTTGTTGTTAGCTTAGTAATATTGGCTATCAACTAGTACTTCATAAGctaaaatttacaaaattagtGAATATGGTTTTACACTTTTTTATTGGTTCCTATAGTTGGAGTCCAATTTTCAAATAGTTTTACGTGGTTTTTGTAGCGTTCTTATAATCATAGAGATTGTGATGATTTAGATTGTTTTGCTTAGTTAAGCCTCACAAAATATGATCTCTAACAGGCACTTATAGTGTCAAGTTGGTTTTTAAGTTGTTGGATTACAATAGTGTTGGGTACATGACTATTTTAGTCTAGTTTAAAATAGTTTGCGTTTACGAATGtagattatttttattttgataaaaaatagtaacattgtagaaaaaaaaaagattgaaaatagTAAACATATTAGTAAAGAGCATTTGAAATGGTTATATACAACTTGTCTCAAACATGGAATGAACTACAATAACTCACAACACCAATTTCTAATTGGTGCCTTAGATACATAATATGATCCCTAATATGTATCAAACATCCACAAACCCTCTAATTTCCTTCCATAGGCAGAGGATTCGAACCTTGCTACCCGTTTTGCTTTCACACCCTTCAAAACGATCTCAATTTTCAAGAAATTAGTTTCTCTATTTTTGGGTAAATTTGCAGTCGTCACTCAAAAGCATCAAGACCTTTGATGATCACAAACAATCCAATACAGTCTTCCTCCACCTTCGTCGTTCGATCACACCTGATGGACATTAAGTTTCCAACAATAATGACCGAATGATTGGAGGGAAAAGGGAGAGATGAGGAAGCTTGAAAAAACTAATGGAGCCAACTAAGCACACCAACAACATTCGCTCCGCCCAACACTATCAATTGTTATTCAATCCACAATGTGAGAGTTTCAATATCGATAGTAGATTTGTTGAAGAAAAACTCGTAGAGAAGCTCCACAAGCACCACATGATAATTAGCATACAGTCAATCACGTTCCTTGCACACAAGGCTCTCCATAATGGTCCCATAAATCCAATAGATAATACGAGTGAAGGTTCCATCAAAAAATGTATAGACACTAGTTTAAGTTTTCAACCATTGTGTCACATTTCACAATCATTTGATCTTTGgcatttcttttttccttcttttttaactaacaaattaataaacaacagtcaaatatttttaaaataaattaaagtatagatttcattttgttttataactatttggttttttcattttttattttttaaaaagattacAAACATTTCTTACATCTATTCATTTACTTACTTTTGCAAAtctattttagaaaaacaaagTCAAATTTCGAGACCTCCGATCAGTAAtcatttgacattttttaaaaaaattaagccCCATAAACGCTTTTTTAACTTGtgtttaatatatatcaaattaGAACAGTCTTGTAATTATATTAATCTTAGTTGGTAGCCATTTTGCTttggtttctttcttttaaaattaaacttctAAACTCCACTTTCAACCTTCAAAAATGTCTACATCACATCATCTCCATTTTGAGAAAtctaaaactaaaaactaaaggAAATTGTTTCTGAAAACTGGTTTTGTTTCTAGTTGTTGGATAGGAAGAAAAATGCTTTTTAAAGAAAGGTGAAAAGCATAGCTGAGAAATGGGGAGAAAACAagcaaaaaattcaaaataaaatggtAATCAGACCTAAATTAATGCTTTAAGtgagaaaaaaacaaaataatgcCTTGTGTTCATTTTACTGCCGTATGTGTTTTAATAATCCAATCAAATTGTGTCACATATGCATATCGTGTCGTGAATCAGTTCCATCAAAGTTCGTCATGCGTGCATGTTAACACTATGTGAATTGTATTTTATCCCTTACGGCATAATGACATAGAAGTATCCAATAAGATTATAGCATAAAAGTTAATCGAGTCTACACGAATTTGTCCAATTAGATTAAACCATGACGCATGTCACTAGAGATGGAATTAATCCAATCATATCTATCCTCGACTCAAAAGATAACCTCTCAATTCCACGTATAGTTGAACAACATAGATTCAATTAACATTTAAAGAATATAGGAGTCATTGAAAGACATGGAAACAAATTTACCTGTATTTATACAAGAGATCAagaagattttatttttcttctctaaattggaattggaattgtaattaatttacTCATAAATGCAATAAAGCGCTTTAGATCTGTAGTATGTAGACTTGGAAGTCTCATTTGATTGGACTATGCAATTTTCTAATGAGTTCACTCGAACCAAATCGAACCATCGACATTCAAACCATGCTCTACACGAGCCCGGAAGTGACCTAAAAAGAAGAGAAGGGGAGTGGTGAGCCACACCTTAGACAGGCCAGAGTAAGGCAGTGAGGTGGCCATGTGTGAGGTAGGGCCAAAACTCCCAATGGTAAAACAGAAACAGACCATTTTCAactcaaaatctcaacaaagcAATACAATGGGgacataaaagaaaagattcGAAATCACAAGACACAACTGCCAAATGGGGACAGTCCCCAGTTCCTTTTCACAGTAAACACACAAATCGGatctttaaataaaaatggcATATTCTCTTCTCTCTCAATAAACAAGAAGTTAAAAAACGCCATTGCTGTATATTCTAAAAACAGGGAAGTTCAAATTCAAAGAAACCCAGATCATGGATTGGATTTTATATAGCAGTTTTTCATTCAATTCAGAAGTTCAGCAGAGAGAATAGAAAGGCAAATTTATGGTAATCAAATAAAAGAACCAACAAGAGGAAGCTGAGTGTAATGTTTTAAGCAGAGTTCAAACATATCCTAAGAGGCCCATAATATGAAAAATAACAGTAAGCCCAtcaaaaataaacaaacaaaagggaggagaaaaaaaattaaaaaaagaaccTGCTGCCGTTCTTGAGAAGTCTAGATAAGAAATATGAAGGATCTGACCTCATCTTTAACTTCATCTTCATCCATGAGTGTTCACGGCTTCCCAGAGCAAGTTCTTAGGAACAGGATTGGTCAAGTCTCTAGCTTGCAAAGCAGCTGTTCTAAGAGTTCTAATGGTGCGGACATTAGCATCCCAAAATGACAAGCTTCTGTATGGAAGATTGTGTTTCTTGCAAAGTTCGACCACGATTGGAGAGATTTTCCTCAACTGGCATCTGGGCATCCTTGGGAATAAATGATGTTCTAACTGAAATTGCAATCCACCAAAAAACCAATCCATCCAAGATGAACAAGAGATATCCAAAGTCCCACTTGTTTGCTTCTCGAACCAATCATTCCCAGTGGGCTTCCCAACATAAACATTAGCAGAGAAATGGTTGAGGCAGAATTGGATGTGCTGTAGAGAACATACAGCAAAACTTGCAAGAACAAACATGACTCTCTCAGGCCAGTTAGGGAGATAGGAAACTAGAAGAGGAAACCATGTCCAAAACACAAGAATCCCCATTATGTTCAATGCTCTATCAGGGACTTTTCTAGTGGAAAATAAGAGCAACAATGTCTGCACAAAGAGATTCACTCTAGCCACACACATCACAGGGTAAAATGTGAAATGCTGGTAACTAACAAAGAATCTAGCCAAGGAATCAAACTTCAACTTCCTACCATAGAAATGAGATGTCAAAGTCCGGAAGAA is drawn from Cucumis melo cultivar AY chromosome 11, USDA_Cmelo_AY_1.0, whole genome shotgun sequence and contains these coding sequences:
- the LOC103497683 gene encoding delta(8)-fatty-acid desaturase 2 → MEVEKKYITSEELLKHNKPGDLWISIQGKVYNVTEWAKVHPGGDTPFLNLAGHDVTDAFIAYHPGTAWAYLDRLFTGFHLKDFQVSEISKDYRKLASEFSKQGLFEKKGHVIMYSLISVAVMMFLVVYGVLKSESVLVHLGCAMILGMLWIQSAYVGHDSGHSNVMSSRGFNKLAQILSGNCLTGISIAWWKWTHNAHHISCNSLDHDPDLQHIPVFAVSATFFRTLTSHFYGRKLKFDSLARFFVSYQHFTFYPVMCVARVNLFVQTLLLLFSTRKVPDRALNIMGILVFWTWFPLLVSYLPNWPERVMFVLASFAVCSLQHIQFCLNHFSANVYVGKPTGNDWFEKQTSGTLDISCSSWMDWFFGGLQFQLEHHLFPRMPRCQLRKISPIVVELCKKHNLPYRSLSFWDANVRTIRTLRTAALQARDLTNPVPKNLLWEAVNTHG